The following are encoded together in the Pygocentrus nattereri isolate fPygNat1 chromosome 15, fPygNat1.pri, whole genome shotgun sequence genome:
- the si:dkey-172o19.2 gene encoding nuclear factor interleukin-3-regulated protein — translation MSTFRNPGHPAEMCLPTSLADMTGEEDESISARRLVPLPGPSLLARRLLNLHSYRGSLIPSRRRKREMTPAEKKDALYWDKRRKNNEAAKRSREKRRFNDLMLEGQLLALSEENAQLRAELLSLQYHMGLGRGADIAHALHSNAPFQCPTQPHLQSSLWGLSAAIPPTDLYQCWPQSSSCSASPPTNSSQILSQKNPQRNGTVPPHAPSMDQPAEQSTQGSRSSEADSATHQQVSSTNDPTNEQESSSSNSPSSPSSLTTQPTQNWLLTGLKHPTNQHNNLLLQWGSSCLRPSPLHACWPQSFSLPFRDSDESHNGINSFWNINGKFSMLSAEISQLRRYLRPENP, via the coding sequence ATGTCCACTTTCAGAAATCCTGGACATCCTGCAGAGATGTGTTTGCCTACTTCCTTGGCTGATATGACAGGTGAAGAAGATGAATCTATTAGTGCGAGGAGGCTCGTGCCACTGCCGGGCCCATCCCTGCTGGCCAGAAGGCTGTTGAACCTCCACTCCTATCGAGGCTCTCTCATTCCCAGCAGGCGCCGCAAGCGGGAGATGACCCCAGCCGAGAAGAAGGATGCCTTGTACTGGGACAAGCGACGCAAGAACAACGAGGCAGCCAAACGCTCGAGGGAGAAGCGGCGATTCAACGATCTCATGTTGGAGGGCCAGCTGCTGGCTCTGAGTGAGGAGAATGCTCAGTTAAGGGCTGAACTCCTGAGCCTACAGTACCATATGGGGCTGGGAAGAGGTGCAGACATTGCCCATGCACTCCACTCCAACGCACCCTTTCAGTGCCCCACACAGCCCCATCTCCAGTCTTCTCTCTGGGGGTTAAGTGCCGCCATACCACCCACAGATTTGTACCAGTGTTGGCCCCAAAGCAGTTCCTGTTCTGCAAGTCCCCCTACCAACTCCTCCCAGATTCTTTCACAGAAGAACCCACAAAGGAACGGCACCGTCCCCCCACATGCACCAAGCATGGACCAACCGGCAGAGCAGTCCACTCAAGGGAGCCGATCATCTGAGGCAGATTCAGCAACTCACCAGCAGGTATCATCCACTAATGATCCAACTAATGAGCAAGAGTCATCTTCATCCAACTCACCTTCATCTCCATCATCCCTAACCACCCAGCCTACTCAAAACTGGCTTCTGACAGGGTTAAAACACCCCACCAACCAGCACAACAATCTGCTCCTGCAGTGGGGCTCATCTTGCCTGCGCCCATCTCCTCTTCACGCCTGCTGGCCTCAATCATTCTCTTTGCCTTTTAGAGACTCTGATGAATCTCATAATGGTATCAACTCCTTCTGGAACATCAACGGCAAGTTCAGCATGCTTTCTGCTGAAATCTCACAGCTCAGAAGGTATTTAAGGCCTGAGAATCCTTAA
- the nfil3-4 gene encoding nuclear factor, interleukin 3 regulated, member 4 translates to MLGTMQSAFLRLRGEADQEPEDPSLRGLGLRRKREFTPEEKKDASYWEKRRKNNEAAKRSREKRRANDYMLETRLVALSEENAALRAELLALKLRYGLLTSSPSYTVPQRSFLQMHPYTQQTPNTFPDRELYWDRRSQEPSQLPGYQRPSTLAAHPGSNFLPTHSMNISRPYPYLLDVPGLLPSTNSSMLLAPVFPPLAASYADLPLLRPRGQRATSDEEGEQQVPADASAALPHKLRLKNTKTAEHKDNSATTTSPGPIYVSD, encoded by the coding sequence ATGCTGGGTACAATGCAGTCTGCCTTCTTGCGGCTGAGGGGGGAAGCCGACCAAGAGCCTGAGGACCCCTCTCTTAGAGGCCTAGGTCTGCGTCGCAAGCGAGAATTCACCCCGGAGGAAAAAAAGGACGCTTCCTACTGGGAAAAACGACGCAAAAACAATGAGGCGGCCAAGCGTTCACGAGAGAAGCGGCGGGCGAACGACTACATGCTAGAGACACGGCTTGTGGCACTAAGTGAGGAAAATGCAGCTCTACGGGCCGAACTACTGGCTTTGAAGCTTCGCTATGGTCTCCTCACTTCTAGCCCCTCATACACCGTCCCCCAGAGAAGCTTCCTTCAGATGCATCCATACACCCAGCAAACTCCAAACACCTTTCCAGACAGAGAGCTCTACTGGGACAGAAGGAGTCAAGAACCTTCCCAATTGCCTGGATACCAACGACCTTCCACTCTAGCCGCACACCCTGGCTCAAACTTTCTCCCCACACATTCCATGAACATCAGCAGGCCCTATCCTTACCTTCTAGATGTCCCTGGCCTCCTTCCCTCTACAAACAGCTCCATGCTCTTGGCCCCTGTGTTTCCTCCGCTGGCTGCATCTTATGCAGATCTTCCACTGCTGAGGCCCAGAGGGCAGAGGGCAACGTCAGACGAGGAGGGTGAGCAGCAGGTACCAGCTGATGCCAGTGCCGCTCTGCCTCATAAACTGAGGCTGAAGAACACCAAAACAGCAGAGCACAAAGACAATTCAGCCACCACTACATCCCCAGGCCCTATATATGTGTCCGActga
- the lingo3a gene encoding leucine-rich repeat and immunoglobulin-like domain-containing nogo receptor-interacting protein 3a produces MAVCPVLSLLGLLLLLITAPTSQGQACPQRCDCVPQSKAVNCQNKRLSSVPNGIPLDTRLLDLSGNTLRWVEHGDLAAYVNLEELDLSENLISVLEPNAFSSLLNLRVLRLRANQLKLVPMGAFSHLANLTTLDLSGNKLVILLDFTFQDLRSLRNLEVGDNDLVYISNKAFLGLVGLRELTIERCNLTSISGQSLSYLRGLVMLRLRYLSIVSLEEQNFRKLGGLRGLEIDHWPFLQYISPHSFQGLNLSWLSITNTNITTVPTGALRSLIHLASLNLSYNPISVLESWALRDLVRLKELHLVGTNLVSVQTYGFGGLQQLRLLNVSNNRLVTLEEGSFHSVNTLETLRVDGNPLSCDCRLLWILQRRKTLNFDGKSPVCAAPVEVQDKALNSFSDSALFDHFTCQRPKIRNRKLQQLTAREGQVVSFFCHAEGEPTPVIFWISPQRRRITTKSTGRIIVLPEGTLEIRYAQITDSGTYICIASNAGGNDTYFATLTVSGLPLDAAVAANRTYYVGDLNDTNLNDTRVFLKFTLDLKTILVSTAMGCITFLGVVLFCFLLLFVWSRGRGQHKNNFSVEYSFRKVDGPTTSGGQGGARKFNMKMI; encoded by the coding sequence ATGGCGGTCTGTCCAGTCCTGAGCTTGCTGGGCCTTCTTCTGCTACTGATCACAGCACCCACATCCCAAGGCCAAGCCTGTCCACAGCGCTGTGACTGTGTGCCCCAGAGTAAGGCTGTGAATTGCCAGAACAAACGTCTAAGTTCTGTTCCAAATGGAATTCCACTTGATACAAGGCTACTAGACCTCAGTGGTAACACTTTGCGTTGGGTGGAACATGGCGATCTGGCAGCCTATGTAAATTTGGAAGAATTAGATCTTAGTGAGAATCTCATCAGTGTGCTAGAGCCTAATGCGTTTTCCAGCTTATTGAATCTACGTGTGTTACGCCTGCGCGCCAACCAGTTGAAGCTGGTGCCAATGGGTGCCTTCTCGCATCTTGCCAATCTCACTACTTTGGACTTGAGTGGGAATAAACTGGTTATCTTGTTAGACTTCACTTTCCAGGATCTGCGTAGCCTACGAAACTTGGAGGTGGGAGATAACGACTTGGTGTATATCTCGAACAAGGCATTCCTGGGCTTGGTTGGCCTACGTGAGCTCACAATCGAGAGGTGCAACTTGACATCTATCTCAGGCCAGTCTCTTTCCTACCTCCGTGGTTTAGTCATGCTGCGACTACGCTACCTCAGCATTGTTTCATTAGAGGAGCAGAACTTCCGTAAGCTGGGTGGATTGCGGGGTCTAGAGATTGATCACTGGCCATTCCTACAGTACATTTCCCCACACAGTTTTCAGGGACTCAATTTGTCCTGGCTCTCAATAACCAACACCAACATTACCACGGTTCCCACCGGTGCCCTTCGGAGCCTGATCCATTTAGCCAGCCTGAACCTTTCCTACAACCCCATCTCTGTGTTGGAATCTTGGGCTTTGCGGGACCTGGTCCGTTTGAAGGAGCTGCACCTTGTTGGCACCAACTTGGTATCAGTGCAAACTTATGGTTTTGGGGGCCTGCAACAGCTCCGTTTACTCAATGTGTCCAACAACAGGCTGGTGACACTAGAGGAGGGCTCTTTCCACTCAGTAAACACATTGGAAACTCTACGCGTTGATGGTAACCCACTTTCTTGCGACTGCCGTCTGCTTTGGATCCTGCAGCGACGCAAGACCCTCAACTTTGATGGCAAGTCACCAGTTTGTGCTGCGCCTGTCGAGGTGCAGGACAAGGCTCTCAACTCCTTCTCCGACTCTGCACTTTTCGACCACTTCACCTGCCAACGACCAAAGATCCGCAACAGAAAACTGCAACAGCTGACCGCACGTGAGGGTCAGGTGGTGTCATTTTTCTGTCATGCAGAAGGAGAGCCGACTCCGGTCATATTTTGGATTTCACCTCAACGCCGTCGTATCACCACTAAGAGCACCGGCCGTATCATTGTGCTACCAGAAGGCACGCTAGAAATCCGCTATGCCCAGATAACAGACAGTGGGACCTACATCTGCATTGCCAGCAATGCTGGTGGCAATGACACTTATTTTGCTACACTAACAGTTAGTGGGCTGCCACTAGATGCAGCTGTTGCAGCAAATCGCACCTACTATGTGGGTGACCTCAATGACACTAACCTGAATGACACGCGTGTCTTCCTGAAGTTCACATTAGACCTTAAGACCATTCTGGTCTCCACAGCCATGGGCTGTATCACATTTTTGGGTGTAGTTCTATTCTGCTTCTTGCTTTTATTTGTGTGGAGTCGTGGGCGTGGGCAACACAAAAACAACTTCTCAGTAGAGTACTCCTTCCGAAAGGTGGATGGCCCCACAACCAGCGGGGGCCAAGGAGGGGCCAGAAAATTTAATATGAAGATGATATAA